In the genome of Carnobacterium viridans, one region contains:
- a CDS encoding chorismate mutase, with protein MNELEQYRKDIDEIDQELTRLFELRLNTVLKVGRYKKQRNLPVLDASREQAVIEKNISRLTDKTFEPQVTKLFQSMMDITKETQTALLKSKP; from the coding sequence ATGAATGAATTGGAACAGTACCGAAAAGACATTGATGAGATTGATCAGGAACTTACTCGCTTGTTTGAGTTACGGCTAAACACAGTTTTAAAAGTCGGTCGCTACAAAAAGCAACGCAACTTACCTGTATTGGATGCCAGCCGCGAGCAAGCTGTTATCGAAAAAAATATTAGCCGCTTAACAGATAAAACATTTGAACCGCAAGTAACGAAGCTTTTTCAATCTATGATGGATATCACGAAAGAAACTCAAACGGCTCTCTTAAAATCAAAACCGTAA
- a CDS encoding iron-sulfur cluster repair di-iron protein, ric, giving the protein MATFNEVAEHYFEKLDIFTLAITRAHGKNHPEAFEVRSLFNTMKEKTTEAGTTGKPHLEEEFAKLRKITSNYTIPGDVCGTYAGVYNMLSETDHAYHA; this is encoded by the coding sequence ATGGCAACATTTAATGAAGTAGCAGAGCACTATTTTGAAAAATTGGATATATTTACACTAGCAATCACGCGTGCACACGGTAAGAACCATCCTGAAGCGTTTGAAGTACGAAGTTTATTTAATACAATGAAGGAAAAGACAACAGAAGCAGGTACCACCGGTAAGCCACATTTAGAGGAAGAATTTGCGAAATTACGTAAAATAACATCCAACTATACTATTCCTGGAGATGTGTGTGGAACCTATGCAGGGGTATACAACATGCTATCTGAAACAGATCACGCTTATCACGCATAA
- a CDS encoding PH domain-containing protein, with protein sequence MSFTYNTSWCIKLEKLFRNENRKSNKRLIVRDAQGLRGKKIEIYSLTYSSINM encoded by the coding sequence ATAAGCTTTACATACAATACCTCGTGGTGTATTAAATTAGAAAAACTATTTAGAAACGAAAATAGAAAATCGAACAAACGATTGATTGTTCGTGATGCACAAGGATTACGTGGGAAGAAAATCGAGATTTATTCTTTAACTTATAGTTCAATCAACATGTAG
- a CDS encoding cupin domain-containing protein, whose product MSIDFKDHGKKPYVVNIEDATVQNDNYRTTIWTGAKLQVTVMTIQPNDDIGLEVHHGIDQFIRIEEGQGLCQMGPSEDNLNFEQVVSEDEAVLVPADMWHNIKNTSDKPLKLYTIYAGPDHVEGTIHPTHEDAENDPNEH is encoded by the coding sequence ATGAGTATTGATTTTAAAGATCATGGCAAGAAACCTTATGTTGTAAATATTGAAGATGCTACAGTGCAAAATGATAACTACCGTACAACGATATGGACAGGCGCTAAATTACAAGTAACCGTCATGACTATTCAACCAAACGATGATATTGGCCTAGAAGTTCATCATGGAATTGATCAATTTATTCGCATCGAAGAAGGCCAAGGGCTATGCCAAATGGGACCTTCTGAAGATAACTTAAATTTTGAACAAGTTGTTTCTGAAGATGAAGCAGTATTGGTTCCAGCAGATATGTGGCACAATATTAAAAATACTAGTGACAAACCACTAAAATTATATACCATTTATGCTGGTCCTGATCATGTTGAAGGTACTATACACCCAACTCATGAAGACGCAGAAAACGATCCTAATGAACACTAA
- a CDS encoding ABC transporter ATP-binding protein — METPLLNTTQLGYELDGKAILKGITLSVEEGEFLTITGPSGSGKSTLLKIIASLLSPTEGTVSYQSKPIDDYEPTDYRKEVSYCFQTATLFGETVKDNLMFPFVIRDQPFNEKKALDALKKVGLGAEYLTKSVNALSGGEKQRVALIRNVLFMPKVLLLDEVTSALDHENQEIIRNLIRNLNHEQGVTILWVTHNAVEIQASNRIIQLVNGEMEEPK; from the coding sequence ATGGAGACACCACTATTAAACACAACCCAACTAGGCTACGAATTAGATGGAAAAGCTATTTTAAAAGGAATAACGCTGTCTGTTGAAGAGGGAGAATTCTTAACGATTACAGGACCCTCAGGAAGTGGAAAAAGTACCTTATTAAAAATTATTGCTTCACTCTTGTCTCCAACTGAAGGAACCGTTTCTTATCAAAGTAAACCAATTGATGACTACGAACCTACTGATTATCGCAAAGAAGTATCCTACTGTTTCCAAACAGCAACGCTTTTTGGAGAAACTGTAAAAGATAATCTAATGTTCCCATTCGTTATCAGAGATCAGCCTTTTAATGAAAAAAAAGCCTTAGATGCTTTAAAAAAAGTTGGTTTAGGAGCAGAGTATTTAACTAAATCAGTCAACGCATTGTCTGGTGGGGAAAAGCAAAGGGTAGCATTGATTCGTAATGTTTTATTTATGCCTAAAGTCCTCTTACTAGATGAAGTAACCAGCGCGTTAGATCATGAAAACCAAGAAATTATTCGTAATTTAATTCGTAATCTCAATCACGAACAGGGTGTTACAATCTTGTGGGTCACCCATAATGCAGTAGAGATTCAAGCTTCAAATCGTATTATTCAATTAGTTAATGGCGAAATGGAGGAACCGAAATGA
- a CDS encoding ABC transporter permease: protein MNLAINNSSLFFATALVGIALIVVYKEKLGLGKDILIGVVRAVIQLFAVGYLLGYVFKLNNIIVTLALVLVIIFNASFNAGKKSNGISNAFKISFIAILTATSLTLIVLLLSGAILFIPSQVIPISGMIASNSMIAIGICYRNLNSKFKDQRQQVLEKLALGANLKQASISIVRDSIRAGMLPTIESAKTIGIVSLPGMMSGLMFAGVNPTHAIKYQIMVTFMLLSTTSIASVIASYLAYKEFYTARKQLKD, encoded by the coding sequence ATGAACTTAGCTATTAATAATTCATCCTTATTCTTTGCAACTGCCTTAGTTGGTATAGCACTTATTGTTGTTTATAAAGAAAAGTTAGGCTTAGGTAAAGATATTTTAATCGGTGTTGTTCGAGCCGTTATTCAACTATTTGCTGTTGGTTATTTATTGGGCTATGTCTTTAAATTAAATAATATTATTGTGACATTAGCACTTGTTTTAGTTATTATTTTTAATGCCTCTTTTAATGCGGGGAAGAAAAGCAATGGTATATCAAATGCATTTAAAATATCTTTTATTGCAATCTTAACAGCTACTAGTTTAACTTTGATTGTTTTACTATTATCAGGAGCTATTTTATTCATCCCTTCTCAGGTTATTCCAATATCAGGAATGATTGCCAGTAACTCAATGATTGCGATTGGAATTTGTTACCGTAATTTGAACTCGAAATTTAAAGACCAACGTCAACAAGTATTAGAAAAATTGGCCCTAGGGGCAAATTTAAAACAAGCTTCTATCTCTATAGTACGTGATAGTATTCGTGCAGGAATGCTCCCAACAATAGAATCTGCAAAGACAATCGGAATTGTTAGTTTACCCGGTATGATGTCAGGATTAATGTTTGCTGGCGTAAACCCTACGCATGCGATAAAGTACCAAATCATGGTTACCTTTATGTTGCTATCCACTACAAGTATTGCATCTGTGATTGCTAGTTACCTGGCTTATAAAGAATTTTATACAGCAAGGAAACAACTAAAAGATTAA
- a CDS encoding heavy metal translocating P-type ATPase, with product MLKFLSNTRSGQFLVIGVFFTIIGFILNTMGGFYSSISFYGAIFFLGFFSAKKAVTETIHSKAPNVDLLMVLAALGACLIHYESEGAVLLLIFAGSEALESYATNKSKSAISELLSHVPSTAQLLKDNDEVSEVPTELLKVGDIVVVSKGAQIPIDGYSDRKTQINESSLTGESMPVEKEKGAEVFSGTFNEGNAFHLEVNKTSDQTVFSNIIRMVEEAQKSPSKISEIIDRFETKYVLVVLIMVPLFIASLYYFNGYSFEEAFYRGMVLLTVASPCALVASATPATLSAISNGAKNGVLVKGGAAMESLNTMDILYSDKTGTLTFGDFRVLNYEIPEDILNEVVYMEQQSNHPIANAIVAAFENRNFKDIDTSEPVEEIAGQGVRKGAIEIGKPSTFIGYPDKNYYLDKVVEENTTIFVAKSNEIVGYISLSDEIRYEAIEAVAGFQKEGIQVVLLTGDNEMVASKVAKEVKVNDYVANCLPEDKIKHILKSQRNKKVVGMVGDGINDAPALANADIGIAMGSGSSVAIESADVVIVKNDLAKLLYSYHLSKRLNRIIKQNIFFSISVIILLMILNLLGYLDLPVGVVFHEGSTILVILNGLRLLR from the coding sequence ATGTTGAAGTTTTTAAGCAATACGCGTTCAGGACAGTTTTTAGTCATTGGAGTCTTTTTTACGATTATTGGATTTATTTTAAATACGATGGGAGGTTTTTATAGTTCAATTTCTTTTTATGGGGCAATTTTCTTTTTAGGGTTCTTTTCAGCTAAAAAAGCGGTGACAGAAACAATCCATTCTAAAGCTCCCAATGTTGATTTGCTAATGGTTTTAGCAGCATTAGGTGCATGTTTGATTCATTATGAATCAGAAGGAGCTGTATTACTGCTCATTTTTGCTGGCTCAGAAGCTCTAGAATCCTATGCAACCAATAAATCAAAAAGTGCTATTTCTGAGTTGCTATCTCATGTGCCTTCTACAGCGCAACTGCTAAAAGATAATGATGAAGTGAGTGAAGTACCTACTGAATTGTTAAAAGTTGGTGACATTGTAGTCGTTTCAAAAGGAGCACAGATACCTATTGATGGGTATTCCGACCGAAAAACGCAAATTAATGAATCCAGCCTTACTGGGGAATCAATGCCTGTTGAAAAAGAAAAAGGAGCCGAAGTATTTTCTGGAACTTTCAATGAAGGGAATGCCTTTCATCTTGAAGTGAATAAAACGAGTGATCAAACCGTCTTCTCAAATATTATACGGATGGTAGAAGAAGCGCAGAAAAGCCCTTCGAAAATTTCGGAAATTATTGATCGTTTTGAAACGAAATACGTACTAGTAGTTTTAATTATGGTCCCATTATTCATTGCGAGTCTTTATTATTTTAACGGGTATAGCTTTGAGGAAGCTTTTTATAGAGGAATGGTTTTATTAACCGTTGCTAGTCCATGTGCTTTGGTCGCTTCTGCTACACCAGCAACATTAAGTGCTATCAGTAATGGAGCAAAAAATGGGGTGTTAGTTAAAGGAGGAGCAGCAATGGAGTCTTTGAATACGATGGATATTTTATATAGCGATAAAACAGGTACACTGACATTTGGTGATTTCAGAGTATTAAATTATGAAATTCCAGAAGATATTCTGAATGAAGTGGTTTATATGGAACAACAATCTAACCATCCAATAGCTAATGCTATTGTGGCAGCTTTTGAAAACAGAAACTTTAAAGACATTGATACTTCAGAACCTGTGGAGGAAATAGCTGGACAAGGCGTTAGAAAAGGAGCAATTGAAATAGGAAAACCAAGTACGTTTATTGGGTATCCTGATAAAAATTATTATCTTGATAAAGTAGTTGAAGAAAATACGACTATTTTTGTAGCGAAAAGTAATGAAATTGTGGGGTACATTTCTCTTTCTGATGAAATTCGGTATGAAGCAATCGAAGCAGTAGCTGGTTTTCAAAAAGAAGGTATTCAAGTTGTACTTTTGACTGGAGACAATGAAATGGTTGCTTCGAAAGTTGCTAAGGAAGTCAAAGTAAATGATTATGTAGCAAATTGTCTTCCAGAAGATAAGATTAAACATATCCTAAAAAGTCAGCGAAATAAAAAGGTGGTAGGCATGGTTGGAGATGGAATCAATGATGCACCCGCATTAGCGAATGCGGATATCGGCATTGCTATGGGGAGTGGATCATCGGTGGCGATAGAGTCAGCTGATGTGGTGATTGTAAAAAATGATTTAGCTAAATTGCTTTATAGTTATCACTTAAGCAAACGATTGAACCGAATTATTAAACAAAATATTTTCTTCTCCATCAGTGTGATCATCCTATTGATGATTTTAAACCTTTTAGGTTATTTAGATTTGCCGGTAGGAGTTGTCTTCCATGAAGGATCGACGATTTTAGTTATTTTGAATGGATTACGTTTGTTGCGTTAA
- a CDS encoding Cof-type HAD-IIB family hydrolase, translating into MESNYVFLDVDGTLVDYSNELPNSAVKAIKVAQANGHKVYPVTGRSKAEMYDELLEIGFDGYIGGNGNYVESDNEVILHQLITAEQEKMIVDWLNNRGLAFYLESNNGLFASEQFETRGEQTVKDYAAYKEKSGTETMTVRQAFPEMIFDGQLYRADVNKISFILEEYEDYLAAADFFSDFQVGTWGGIGEQALFGDIALANITKQTAIKKLLEHHGVDRKNTIAFGDAKVDIPMLEYCEIGVAMGNGGKEITAMADHITDSVDNDGLEKAFLHLGLIE; encoded by the coding sequence ATGGAATCAAACTATGTTTTTTTAGATGTGGATGGAACATTAGTAGATTATTCTAATGAATTACCGAATTCTGCAGTCAAAGCTATTAAAGTTGCGCAAGCCAACGGTCATAAAGTGTACCCGGTGACTGGACGCAGCAAAGCTGAAATGTATGATGAACTATTAGAGATCGGTTTTGATGGGTATATTGGTGGAAATGGCAACTATGTTGAAAGTGATAATGAAGTTATTTTGCATCAATTAATAACAGCAGAACAAGAAAAAATGATTGTAGACTGGCTGAATAACCGTGGATTAGCTTTTTATTTGGAGTCCAACAATGGATTGTTTGCAAGTGAACAGTTTGAGACACGTGGAGAGCAAACGGTTAAAGACTATGCTGCTTATAAAGAAAAATCCGGTACAGAAACAATGACGGTGCGACAAGCATTTCCAGAAATGATTTTTGATGGTCAATTGTATCGAGCTGACGTGAACAAAATCAGTTTCATTTTAGAAGAGTATGAAGATTACCTAGCTGCAGCCGATTTTTTTTCTGACTTTCAAGTAGGTACGTGGGGAGGTATAGGTGAACAAGCTCTGTTTGGAGATATTGCCTTAGCAAACATTACAAAACAGACAGCTATTAAAAAACTGTTAGAACATCATGGAGTTGACCGAAAGAACACGATAGCTTTTGGCGATGCAAAAGTAGATATTCCTATGCTTGAATATTGTGAAATAGGTGTAGCAATGGGAAATGGCGGTAAAGAAATAACAGCTATGGCTGATCACATAACTGACAGTGTTGATAATGACGGACTAGAAAAAGCCTTTCTCCATCTTGGATTGATAGAGTAA
- a CDS encoding 6-phospho-beta-glucosidase produces MGFNKDFLWGGATAANQSEGGYNADGRGLANVDVVPIGEDRYPIITGKMKHLDFDEEHFYPAKEAIDMYHHYKEDIALFGEMGFKSYRFSLAWTRIFPKGDEAEPNEAGLQFYDNLIDECLKYGIEPIVTITHFDMPIHLIKEYGGWRSRKVVDFYENLVTVLFNRYKGKVKYWITFNEINMLLHAPFMGAGLVFEEGENEEQVKYTAAHHELVASALATKIAHEVDPENKVGCMIAAGQYYPNTPNPADVRQAQVDNQENFFFIDVQSRGEYPNYALKRLANEGIEIPFVEGDKELLKKHTVDYISFSYYSSRVSAVQDEQEKVGGNIFDSIKNPYLEASEWGWQIDPIGFRITINELYDRYQKPLFVVENGLGAVDTPNADGSIVDDYRIDYLKQHIEAMKEAVDKDGVEILGYTSWGCIDLVSASTGEMKKRYGFIYVDRDNEGNGTMARSKKKSFDWYKQVIASNGENVDYTKG; encoded by the coding sequence ATGGGATTTAATAAAGATTTTCTTTGGGGTGGGGCTACTGCTGCTAATCAAAGTGAAGGTGGTTATAACGCGGATGGCCGAGGTTTAGCGAATGTAGATGTCGTTCCAATTGGAGAAGACCGTTACCCAATCATAACAGGAAAAATGAAACATCTGGACTTCGATGAGGAGCATTTTTATCCAGCTAAAGAAGCCATTGATATGTATCATCATTATAAGGAAGATATCGCTTTATTTGGAGAAATGGGATTTAAATCTTATCGCTTTAGTCTAGCTTGGACACGTATTTTTCCAAAAGGTGATGAGGCTGAACCAAATGAAGCAGGGTTACAATTTTACGATAACCTTATTGATGAATGTCTTAAGTACGGCATCGAACCTATTGTTACAATCACACATTTTGATATGCCAATCCATTTGATTAAAGAATATGGGGGTTGGCGCAGTCGTAAAGTAGTCGATTTTTATGAAAATCTTGTCACTGTATTATTTAATCGTTATAAAGGAAAAGTAAAGTATTGGATCACTTTCAATGAGATCAATATGCTATTGCATGCACCGTTTATGGGAGCTGGATTAGTATTTGAAGAAGGAGAAAATGAAGAACAAGTAAAATATACAGCAGCCCATCATGAATTAGTAGCCAGTGCGTTAGCGACCAAGATCGCTCATGAAGTAGATCCGGAAAATAAAGTCGGCTGTATGATCGCAGCTGGACAGTATTATCCAAATACACCAAATCCTGCAGATGTTCGTCAAGCTCAAGTAGACAATCAAGAAAACTTTTTTTTTATTGACGTACAGTCTCGTGGCGAATACCCTAATTATGCATTGAAACGCTTGGCTAATGAAGGGATAGAAATTCCTTTTGTAGAAGGAGATAAGGAACTACTGAAGAAGCATACGGTTGATTATATATCATTTTCTTATTATTCTTCGCGGGTTTCTGCCGTTCAAGATGAACAAGAAAAAGTAGGTGGAAATATATTTGATTCCATTAAAAACCCTTATTTAGAAGCAAGCGAATGGGGCTGGCAAATCGATCCAATCGGTTTCCGTATCACGATCAATGAGTTATATGACCGTTATCAAAAACCGTTATTTGTAGTTGAAAATGGATTAGGAGCAGTCGATACGCCTAATGCAGATGGATCTATAGTGGATGATTACCGTATCGATTATCTAAAACAACATATCGAAGCTATGAAAGAAGCTGTGGACAAAGATGGAGTAGAAATTTTAGGGTATACGTCTTGGGGATGTATCGATTTGGTTTCCGCGTCAACTGGGGAAATGAAAAAAAGATATGGCTTTATTTATGTAGACCGAGACAATGAAGGTAATGGAACAATGGCGCGTTCGAAGAAAAAGTCTTTTGACTGGTATAAACAAGTGATTGCTTCTAATGGTGAAAATGTAGACTATACAAAAGGATAA
- a CDS encoding MurR/RpiR family transcriptional regulator, with translation MLLIERLKHTSFSDAEQVLVSYLIDHPEGLQDMTTQKIADLTHTNPTSLIRVAKKMGFTGWLDLKEAYLEEWQYLNSHFTAIDANLPYEQTDHLISIAHKINTLQQNTLQDTLSLIDSKDLEHAQKLLLNADEIKVFASKTNALIAQDFVTKMRRINKKITISSTYDYSTYEAFNSGNRTCALIISYTGEDDSFIKCMDILKKQGASTISLTSIGDNPIATNSDCSLKITTREKLYSKIGNFTSTTSVIYLLNLLYSIVFTADYEMNLNHLIQIGRSTDTRKTNIDIIKEQS, from the coding sequence ATGCTACTTATTGAACGATTAAAACATACTTCATTTTCAGATGCTGAACAAGTACTAGTAAGTTACCTCATTGATCACCCTGAAGGCTTACAAGACATGACGACTCAAAAAATTGCAGATTTAACTCATACGAATCCTACGAGCCTTATTCGTGTAGCGAAAAAAATGGGATTTACAGGATGGCTAGACTTAAAAGAAGCTTACCTTGAAGAATGGCAGTACCTCAATAGCCACTTTACAGCTATTGACGCCAACTTACCTTATGAACAAACGGATCATTTAATTTCTATCGCCCATAAAATAAACACGTTGCAACAGAATACTCTTCAGGATACCCTATCCTTAATAGATTCAAAAGATTTGGAACATGCACAAAAACTCTTATTAAACGCTGATGAAATCAAGGTATTTGCGAGCAAAACTAATGCGCTCATTGCTCAAGATTTCGTGACTAAGATGCGTAGGATCAATAAAAAAATTACTATTTCTTCCACTTATGATTACAGTACGTATGAAGCTTTTAACAGTGGTAACCGAACTTGTGCCCTTATTATTTCATACACAGGTGAAGATGATTCCTTCATAAAATGCATGGACATTTTGAAAAAACAAGGAGCTTCCACTATTAGCTTAACAAGTATAGGAGATAATCCTATTGCAACAAATAGCGATTGTTCATTAAAAATCACTACTCGAGAAAAACTCTATTCTAAAATCGGAAACTTTACCTCAACCACATCTGTCATTTATCTATTGAACCTTTTGTATTCTATCGTCTTTACTGCAGATTATGAAATGAACTTGAACCACCTCATTCAAATCGGTCGTTCAACAGATACCCGAAAAACAAACATCGACATCATTAAAGAACAGTCTTAA
- the gap gene encoding type I glyceraldehyde-3-phosphate dehydrogenase, which produces MSIKVAINGFGRIGRLALRRMLEKDTDLEVVAINDLTDNDDLVYLLKYDTAQGRFPYEVAVGNDAIVVDGKEIKAYAEKDASQLPWGDLGIDIVLECTGFYTSAKKSQAHLDAGAKRVLISAPVKASGAEVDNTKTIVYGVNHDSLDENDEIISAASCTTNCLAPMANVLNEKYGINSALMSTIHAYTASQALQDSPGGRKNRAGAQNAIPSSTGAAKAVGKVIPELEGKIDGTAIRIPTITGSMTELYSVLNKEVTVEEVNAAMKEAASEAFLYNEDEIVSSDVIGVPAGSIFDATQTKVIEGTNGQLVKTVAWYDNEYGFVANMVGTLEHFANIK; this is translated from the coding sequence ATGTCGATAAAAGTAGCGATTAATGGATTTGGCCGGATTGGACGTTTAGCATTGCGTCGAATGTTGGAAAAGGATACAGATTTAGAGGTTGTCGCGATCAATGATTTGACGGATAATGACGACTTAGTTTATTTGCTAAAATACGATACCGCACAAGGACGTTTTCCATATGAAGTAGCAGTTGGGAATGACGCGATTGTAGTAGATGGAAAAGAGATTAAAGCTTACGCAGAAAAAGATGCAAGTCAATTGCCATGGGGCGATTTAGGAATCGATATTGTTTTAGAATGTACGGGGTTCTATACCTCAGCGAAAAAATCCCAGGCTCATTTGGATGCAGGTGCAAAGCGGGTACTGATTTCCGCGCCAGTAAAAGCTTCAGGTGCAGAAGTAGACAACACTAAAACGATTGTTTATGGTGTGAATCATGATTCGCTGGATGAAAATGATGAAATCATTTCTGCAGCATCTTGTACCACGAACTGTTTGGCACCAATGGCAAATGTTTTGAACGAAAAATATGGTATTAACAGTGCCTTAATGTCAACGATTCATGCGTATACTGCATCGCAAGCATTGCAAGATTCACCAGGTGGACGCAAAAATCGTGCAGGAGCACAAAACGCCATTCCATCTTCAACAGGTGCTGCCAAAGCGGTAGGAAAAGTGATTCCTGAATTGGAAGGGAAAATTGACGGAACAGCCATCAGAATTCCTACCATTACAGGTTCAATGACAGAACTGTATTCTGTTTTGAATAAAGAAGTAACAGTGGAAGAAGTCAACGCGGCAATGAAAGAAGCTGCATCTGAGGCATTCTTATACAATGAAGACGAAATCGTATCTTCAGATGTTATCGGGGTACCAGCAGGTTCGATTTTTGATGCCACTCAAACAAAAGTCATCGAGGGAACGAACGGACAATTAGTCAAAACGGTTGCTTGGTATGATAACGAGTACGGTTTTGTGGCTAATATGGTAGGAACGTTAGAACATTTTGCGAATATTAAATAA
- a CDS encoding endo alpha-1,4 polygalactosaminidase, which yields MKTTAIRFLIGAMAILGVTGCANLEGKSNSKLENTGEYGVFLSLDGSKAIEASEGYETVIIDAQNLSKAEIAEMQARGQEVYSYLNIGSLETFRPYYKEFQYLTLSPYENWEEEYWVDVTNEDWQKFSAVTLANELLDKGIDGFWIDNVDVYWQFQTKETYIGVEKILKTLMSYGKPVLINGGNEFVSAYLQQNQQLDDILTGVNQETVFSAIDFEEDKLSTQTKENQTYYLNYLYTVDKAGKEIYLLEYSTKKELAKDVHDYATKRGWQYYISDSVELD from the coding sequence ATGAAAACTACTGCAATACGTTTTTTGATAGGAGCAATGGCTATTCTAGGAGTAACAGGTTGTGCAAACTTAGAAGGAAAAAGCAACAGTAAACTCGAAAATACAGGTGAGTATGGTGTATTTTTGAGTCTAGATGGAAGCAAAGCGATTGAAGCTAGTGAAGGTTACGAAACGGTCATTATTGATGCACAAAATCTCTCCAAAGCAGAAATTGCTGAGATGCAAGCTCGAGGTCAAGAAGTCTATAGTTATTTAAATATAGGATCATTGGAGACTTTTAGACCTTACTATAAAGAATTTCAGTATCTTACTTTGAGCCCTTATGAAAATTGGGAAGAAGAATATTGGGTCGATGTAACCAATGAAGACTGGCAAAAATTTAGTGCCGTTACTTTAGCTAACGAACTACTTGATAAGGGAATTGATGGCTTTTGGATCGATAATGTAGATGTATACTGGCAATTTCAAACAAAAGAAACGTATATTGGAGTGGAAAAAATCTTAAAGACACTCATGAGCTATGGCAAACCGGTCCTTATTAATGGAGGAAATGAATTTGTTAGTGCATATTTACAGCAAAATCAGCAACTAGATGATATTTTGACTGGTGTAAACCAAGAAACCGTCTTTTCAGCTATTGATTTTGAGGAAGATAAGCTGAGTACTCAAACAAAAGAAAATCAAACCTACTACTTAAATTATTTATATACAGTTGATAAAGCTGGGAAAGAGATCTATTTGCTTGAATACTCTACAAAAAAAGAGCTGGCTAAAGATGTCCATGACTATGCGACTAAAAGAGGCTGGCAGTATTATATATCCGATTCGGTGGAGTTGGACTAA
- a CDS encoding glutathione S-transferase family protein: MGLLVDGKWHDQWYDTEGSGGRFIRQESQFRNWITPDGSAGPTGKAGFKAEPGRYHLYVALACPWANRALIMRKLKGLEEMISVSVVNPLMAENGWTFDAEEGVIPDPVIDAEYVYELYTHVEPNYSGRVTVPLLYDLKQNKIVNNESSEIMRMLNSAFNEVGAKEGDYYPEALRPEIDEINEKVYHAVNNGVYKAGFATKQEVYQEEVMNLFAALDELEERLEENRYLVGEQITEADWRLFTTLIRFDSVYHGHFKCNIKRITEYKNLWRYTRELYNWPGIAETVNFKHIKDHYYRSHKNINPTGIVPAGPELDFSLN; encoded by the coding sequence ATGGGTTTATTAGTAGATGGCAAGTGGCATGATCAATGGTACGACACGGAAGGCAGCGGTGGACGATTTATTCGTCAGGAATCACAATTCCGCAATTGGATCACGCCGGATGGAAGTGCTGGACCAACTGGTAAAGCCGGGTTTAAAGCAGAACCTGGACGCTATCATTTGTACGTAGCCTTGGCGTGCCCTTGGGCAAATCGTGCGTTGATCATGCGTAAATTAAAAGGATTAGAAGAGATGATTTCGGTATCTGTTGTGAATCCTTTGATGGCCGAAAATGGCTGGACATTTGATGCAGAAGAAGGTGTGATTCCGGATCCTGTAATTGATGCAGAGTATGTTTATGAACTGTATACACATGTAGAGCCGAATTATAGTGGGCGTGTAACGGTGCCTTTATTGTATGATTTGAAACAAAATAAAATCGTCAACAATGAATCTTCTGAAATCATGCGGATGTTGAATTCTGCATTCAATGAAGTCGGTGCAAAAGAAGGCGATTATTATCCTGAAGCATTGCGTCCAGAAATTGATGAAATCAATGAAAAAGTGTATCATGCAGTTAATAATGGAGTATACAAAGCTGGATTTGCGACGAAGCAAGAAGTTTATCAAGAAGAAGTGATGAACTTATTTGCTGCGTTAGATGAACTTGAAGAACGCCTAGAAGAGAATCGTTACTTAGTAGGGGAGCAAATCACTGAAGCAGACTGGCGTTTATTTACTACACTGATCCGTTTTGACAGTGTTTATCACGGTCATTTCAAATGCAATATCAAACGTATTACAGAGTACAAGAACCTATGGCGCTACACGCGAGAATTATACAATTGGCCGGGGATAGCGGAAACAGTGAACTTCAAACACATAAAAGATCATTACTACCGCAGCCATAAAAATATCAATCCAACTGGCATCGTTCCAGCAGGACCGGAATTGGATTTTAGTTTGAATTAA